The DNA segment TTCCACGCACAAGACCgcaaaaataaacttcaatTCTGTATAATCTTCTGAATGCAATAATTATTATTCTGAACAACTTGAGCGATGTCGTCTACGAAAAGATGTGAACGTCTCCTTCATATTTTCTTTGTCCCGTTCTTGTGTTTTCATGAAGTCAAAACAAATCACATGTTCAATGactatcatatcatatcatatcatgaTCAAATAAATTACCACTGCAAGACGTGGTTAATGCATGTGACGCAATCCCACAGCGCGATGCTTCTTTTAAATTTGTCAACAATGTTCAGTAACCAAAACGGTCACGACATTGTTGTAAGAATTATTCATGAAAATAGCTTGTCAGCACATTGATAAAACCAGAACAATTTTCGGCTCATACGCATTACGCAGTTGATGCGATTTTGCTTATGCAGCTTATATTAACACGGACATACGACACGGAAGGAAACATTATTATTGCAAGCATAGGGCATACAAGCAGCTTGTATCAAGTTAACTTGCAGagtaaaatttaaagttgttttctcGATACAAAGGCTTTTCAGTGTGttaatgcattttattttatcaatttgacAAATCAATTTGAACCAgcaactaaataataaaaatttcgtATTTTAATGTGCTGTAAATATAATTTCGTGTGTATTTAGCAAGATTAAAATAGTTTAGTAAGACTACTCGAAAATTGTTTCTAATCAGTGCCTAATAGTAACAAAGCGAAATGCATTTGAGTTTATCATTGATAAGTTTTTTGGTGGCGACATGCATCGGCCAAGATTCCTTCACATGCAGAAGGTCAGACCAAGAGCAAAATGTTGTCCCAATACAGGGGATTCCCGGAAAAAGGGGTCCTGTTGGATTGAAAGGGTCAAAAGGAGAACCAGGGGTGGCTGATGACAATGAAGTGGACTTTatcaaaagtaaattttgttttttacgcCTCACTAACAAGATATGCTCAGAAACACATTGTTACGTATATACTGGTATACACGCATCCACTTGATGTGCATGTGCATGTGGATGTGATTAAATGGTAGAGCTTAGCTGAGATGTGAGGAACTTGTGTCGTCACAATACTTAAATTGTGAGGTTTTGCAGGTCAGTTGGTTTCCTTGCAGCAACAACTAGAAGCTCTCAGAAGTAATTAtcgtaattttgttttataactgATTAAGTGACGTTGTTTTCACGCAAGTAATTCGGTGAATAAAGTAGATGTAATTTCAGAGAAGCCAACGAATTGTTCTGAAGTTAATGCACCGGATCGTACAAACGGGTTCTACGAAACATCTGCTTATATTGGATGCAGTTGTCGTTTGGAATTCTGTGACTTTTCATCTCCAggagaaagaaaattttggGTATTTATTGCTTCTGTTTATTAATGGTAATCGCTTGCGTAGCCATAAATATAACATTAAAGTTGGTTTAACACCCAATCTGGTATGTATTGTACCATATTtggaaatgaaaatgaaagatCTTTCTTATGAAGGGGTCACACATTCGTCTTCCTTTTGACTCCTTCATTGGACATTCCGTGGTGATTATTGGCAAACCGACAGCGGACCAGTGGTAAGGGCAAGCCATATCAAGTTTTGACGTTTGAAACTTTTTCGATTTTTACAAAAGCTGAATATTTTCATGCAGGTTTGTGATTAATCTTTTTCTTTCGACGGATTTCTTAAACCTACATTTCAAGGCGATGCCAAGTCAGAATTGGATTGTCCGAAATACTTTCGCGAACGGGGCCTGGGGTCATGAAGAAAGGGATCTAGGTGTCCCGTACCCGTTTGCTCTTAACCGACAATTTAAGGTGACCATGATTAGCTTGACTGGGCCAGTTTATCCACGTTGCTGTAGATTCCGCTTTGAATACGCGGAAGTCGTTCAGGCTTCGTTATGCCTTTGTGATGTATTGGTGTGAtacaattatttcaaaatgaaCTTTTTTTGTGTGGTTCAAGCAGCGTCTTAACATATCATTATGACAACACAGCATCTTAACGGTTGCATTTGTATAACCTATGTAGGACTCCAAAGGTGGTAATGTGTTGTTCTTACTGAAAACCACAACGACCATGAAATGCTGATTACATTTAACAAtaattattgttgtttttagcTGAAATTCTCGGTAAACGAAGGAGGTTTCCGTGTCTACCTCGACGATGCTCATCTCCTCAATTACGCGCATCGCCATCGATCTTGGACCGACATTAAGTTCTTTCATGCGCACGGCGCCGTCAGCATCGAAAGAATGTGGGTGGAATAATCGACAATGTAAACTGTAAACGACTTTATTTTAAGAAACTCGTCACTTTATTCTCTCTTCAATTGAAAACCGAGGTCATATATATCTACTGTATAAACGATTAGTATCTACTTAGAGTTAAATCATTTACAATATGTAGCTTGCTAACAAAAATACTAATAAACCATCCTTTGTGACCTAATTAAGAGGGTGTGTGTTCATCAATGGTCAAAGAACCACACTTGTCCTCAGGCTGCAAGTCAACACTCCAGGGAAGTGAACCATAACTTACATTACCATAACAAAGTTATGTTGGTCCAGTGAGGCCAAGAATAGACCAGGTCCTGGCAGTCAAAAGTGAACAGTAAAAATTGCAATGACTTAATTTGACTTAATAGCAGACATTTTGTGCAAATAGCATTGCAACCCGCACACTTCCGAAATGTATTGTAAAGTGCAGTGATTAGTATTCCAAACTTAGAAGgctcaaaaaactttttgggtTTATCAAAGTCAAATCTGTTTCCTAGCCATTGATATATGCAAAGTTAGCCTTTATTTACGCAAAACGTTGGCTACAAACCAGTAAGTGCTTTTGCGAACTTCAGACCCCACCTTATGCGACCGTACATATCAACCCCTAAACACCACAGATCAAACCCCAAGTGTCTTAAAAATCACATTAAAAACGTTGTTTTGCTGTATCCAGTGTGTAGCGCATATGTCCTTTCCAACGAGCCACCATGTTAGCTAAAACTTTACTTCAGACACATTCTCATGGAAAATTCTTGTAACTTTGCTCGGAGATCATTTTTCTCTTCTCAATCCTGCTTTGGGTATTCCCCAcctattttctgtttttcgtttCTTCAGCAAACAATAGAAACAATATAATCCTAGCCAACATCTTCGGGTACAGCTGATCAAAATTCACCAGGACTTGAAAACGTAGAaaagtttatgaaatattttctttgtttttttctgtgaACAGTATTTTCTTTCTCAACAACAGCAAAAACGTCATCGTGGAATTTCTCTAACAGAGATGTCGGCCTAAATAAACATATCAAGAGGAAGTTCATGTTTGTAGtagattaattttttttctgtgtgAAATAAGTCTGACCGAGGGATCATGTAACTTTGATTTGATTCGGTTGATGACCACTTTTCGTTGGTTACCGGCAAACCTTAAACCCgacatatttttgtgaatATGTCGCAGGTGTCACCGAACaaaatgctttaattttagtgtttttgaAAGTGATTGACAAATGATTGTTTTAACTCGGCtttctgttaaaattttatattgaCTTGAAGAAAACATGACGCTTTTCACGTCGAGGCCGTTCACTTTCACAAGTTATTTgtccaaaatattttcattatcgGCTCTTATCAGCAGTAGAAAGCAAACTGAGGGCCAATATCCGTTTGCTTCTAACCCACCATTAATGACCACGCAGAGTCTCAAGAGACAATGTACAAGTCAAAATGAGGACAAGCCAACGCCTTGTAGGCTCTTCTTATAAATTATTAACTACCGGTTGTGTGTTACCTTGCTACTCCAGCGTCTTGTGAATATTGGCGTAATGATATATTGCGCATACATTGGCGTAATAATGGCATGTATGACATTCATACAAAGactcaaaataaataaattacattCTTTCAAGCAACTTCAAGCGGTGAAGCGAGGTTGGGTTGGGGTTTTATTTTGAGTCTAAGAATTTGCACTTCTGCTCTGAGAAGAAAACAAATAtcacaaaacaactaaaaatacaGAAGTAAGCGGTCGCTATAAGACAAGATTCTATTGTTCTTGGGggaatgtttaaaaatgtcacatttttaagTCTTACGAATCCGGATTTGGCGTATTGGGAAAACTGGCTCAAAAATcaacacaacaaacaaaactatCGAATCTctgtaaatttcaattttctattATTTCTTATTTCTCACGCCTACGCTTTTTTGTACAGTTTGTACATAGTTAAATAGAAAGAAACGAAAGGAACTGAAACAATGCTCATTATGTCGTACACAGAGCGAGAGTAAGCGCAGACCATATTAGGTTTTAAAATGGGTAAAAGTGCACGTATTACAATAGAACTAACTTTTGCAGATTATTGCTCATAGCGAACCGAGGATTGTCTGGAAAATGACCAAAACGATTTATTATCAGGCATTTTATGGGTATAAGGTTGCAGCACAATAAAACGCTcggattgaaaaattacaagaCAGACACAAATACGACAGCAATAAACATTGCGCAGAATAAAAATGACATTAACATGTGCTGAGCAGTGGTGCGGTGATGAGTTCAGTTGTTTTTGCAGAAAGGGCGGTCGTCTCCAACCCAAACCTTTAAgttctgaaacaaaattattcaaaatgtttaaagtgGTGGAATGGATTTTACAATTGGAGAACACCAGGAacattatataaatatatatataaatatatagatatataagATAAGCAAAAAGAAATAAGCATCATGGTTATACCGGGTTTTCCAAGTTGTTCAAAGCATCTTGGATTTTCTCTTTCTCTTCCTCATTTGGTCGTTTCCTTCCTCCACGACCGTCAGTGAAGCAATAAATCATGCTCAAACGATCCGTCACAACCCTCAGCAAGCCAATTACGTCATCAAAGTTGATGGTGTCGAGGTCGTTGTAATCTATGATCATTCTTCCTATCTGAGGAGGCGACAAAACCACGACAATGAAATTGCATAAAGTTTTGGACCAGAAACATCGATGCGGTTGATTTAAAATGAGTGCAAATAAGCAAATTTGCATCTTACTTGTCCTGGTCTCATGTCTTTTATGACCGAAGCAATCCTTCGAAATAAATTGATCTTCAGTTCACAGAGGGAGAGACCGAGCCATTCCAGCTTGTGTGTGACTCGCTGTAAGACGAAGCAAAGAGAGGTGACTTGATTGGCGCCCAAGACCAGACTTGACATCTGTAATCTCGTAGGGAAGCATTTTGCTGCCGTGCTTGCCATAGACACACTATTTCCCTCTGAGACACAGCCATAAAGATCAAACAACTGATGACGATGCACAAGGTTTTCTGCTCCACCTGAGCTTAAAGCAAAGTTGATGAACTCCACTTCATCTTTTATAATTGTCTGCTTTGTCTTGCTCCGGGTATTAGACAAGTATTTACCTGAGGACAGCTGGTGAGGAGAGATGTTGGTCAACTTCTCAGTAAGTACATTAGATAAAAAGCTCCTCTTTGCAGGAAAACTCTCGGATGcttgaaatgttttacaaaGAAATCAGTTGCAATGCGCACTATCCATGTTGAAGTTACAAAATCTTAATCATCAATAGAAAGCAAAATAGATCAAATACCTTCGTTGGGTCCCAAGTTAATCAGCAATCCGCACACAAATCGTCGTACGACCATCCAGTGGTCCTTAAAGAGctcattttttacaaactcTTCAAATTCTTCCATTGCCATGTAATGGACGATGTGTAAAGCCGCGAACCACTCCTGGAAGGTTTGGTGGCAGAAGTAGAGCCTTGTGTCTCCATCGAACACTCTGTTGTTGATGAAACCCCTGTAAGTTACCAGCTGGATCACTATATCCTGCACTGTGCCAGGATCCAACCCAACTTCTCTCAATTGCTCGGGGGTGATGACGACCGTGTTATGGCTCGTGGCGAGAAATGCGAGCTTCCCGATTTGGAGAGCTAATTTCTGAAAACCTTCCATGCTTCGGTGGTTGTCGCTGTGTTTGAGGTTCTCCATGACTGTATGGAAAACCAGTGTGAGTGTGTTCCCAATCCTCGAAGAGGAAGCTTGATGAAGACAAGCTGAGATGATCAGTTGAAGCATCAGAGGATTGTGACAAAGAGGCACCAGGTGTTGCTCGTTGTTGTTCAGGTGACTCCATACCTCATCTGCTTTGGTACCGGCGTAGGCGTAGAAGAGCCGCTTCATGGAGTCGAACGTCATGTCACCGACAAAGTAAGTTGTGCTCGGTCTCAACTGCTTGGGCAGGAAAATGAGAGAATGCGGCCGGGAAGTAACGATCAGCTTGCAGTTTGGGAGAAAGTGTTTGTTGCAGAGGTTGGCGATCAGGTCTTGGACTGGTTGGGGTTTGTCGTACGCTTCCTTTGATGGGTTGCTGCAAATTGTGAACTCAGCCTGGTCAAAGCCGTCCAGGATCAACACAATGTTGTGATTGTGTTTCTTCAGCCAGGAAAATGCATTATCACAGGTGGCCTTTGCAAGACCAGGATACAGCTTGTTAATCAGTAGTTCTTGTAGTGTTAGTTTGTCCTTGTAGTTCATATCCATTAAACGCAAGTAAAAACACACTCGATTAGGCCATGTGCAAGACCTGGCCAACCGTTTACTACAAACGGTTTTTCCGGAGCCAGGATAGCCAACGAGGCTGACAAAACGAGATAAATTCTCTTCATTAAGCAAATCCTCAAGCTTGATTTCTTTCCCGGCGCGTTTGTTTTGATGTTTAGAGATTCGGTCAACAGGGTTGTATTCTTCCTTAGTCGGGGCTGCGTCACCGCCGTAGTAGGATATTTCGGTGATAGTTGGATGCACAATGGGGATGGCGCTGTCATCCGAAACATCGACTCCCTGTAGCTGCAAGTCTCTGTCTTTAAGGTGATGAAAATGAAGTTTGACGATTTCCTTTATGGCAAGTTCCTCTAAAGAAAGACGATTAAATTGACATCGGAACCAGTCATGTTGTTAATCAATGTTAGTTTTGACGGCATACGAAGATTATTGTGACGACATAATGAAGCAAACTAACCGCAATTGTCAAAGGAACTGATGTTTTCGTTTTGTTCCAGTGGTGGAACTGTTACATTGACCACCAGCCCTGTTATGACAATCAGTTAATAATTGACTTGAACTTTGCCCAGCGAACTTTGCGACAAACAGAAATAAATTATGACATCGTTTTTTCGGCACCTTGCTTACTAACCGAGTAGCCAATAAACAACTTGGATTAGgctaattttcaattttttggttgaatgataaagaaaaattaaaaaagacaCTGAAGAAATATTACGATCATTTCACTTTACCTTGTATTATGACATCTGCTAGATTGACTTGCTCTGCACCAATGATACCATTATCAATGCGACTATTCTCGATGCTGGTGTTGCGGTTGATCGCACCGCATGGCATAGTTTGTTCACCGTTCACATTTTCATTCATAGTTTGTGCTGGTTACAAAAAAGAACTTACACTGAAAAAGCggacacaaaaaataaattgcaattgaTAAAGTCTGCAACAAAACCCTTAACTAATGCACAAAGCTAAGCCTGAAGCCCTGATCGACAGGATCAATTTATCACGTGAAGCTCGCAGTGAGTTTCGCCTAGGATGTGTATAAGATGAGAGCCAAGCCTGGTGTATCCCCTCCCTAAAACTTTCTCTAAACACGTCATGCTACGCTTGAATGATTTTGTTCTAGCCTTCTACTCGAAGATTATGTTGGATCAAAAGTACAGAGCAGA comes from the Clavelina lepadiformis chromosome 5, kaClaLepa1.1, whole genome shotgun sequence genome and includes:
- the LOC143459818 gene encoding galectin-8-like, whose amino-acid sequence is MHLSLSLISFLVATCIGQDSFTCRRSDQEQNVVPIQGIPGKRGPVGLKGSKGEPGVADDNEVDFIKSQLVSLQQQLEALRKKPTNCSEVNAPDRTNGFYETSAYIGCSCRLEFCDFSSPGERKFWGSHIRLPFDSFIGHSVVIIGKPTADQWFVINLFLSTDFLNLHFKAMPSQNWIVRNTFANGAWGHEERDLGVPYPFALNRQFKLKFSVNEGGFRVYLDDAHLLNYAHRHRSWTDIKFFHAHGAVSIERMWVE
- the LOC143461169 gene encoding protein NLRC5-like, which produces MNENVNGEQTMPCGAINRNTSIENSRIDNGIIGAEQVNLADVIIQGLVVNVTVPPLEQNENISSFDNCEELAIKEIVKLHFHHLKDRDLQLQGVDVSDDSAIPIVHPTITEISYYGGDAAPTKEEYNPVDRISKHQNKRAGKEIKLEDLLNEENLSRFVSLVGYPGSGKTVCSKRLARSCTWPNRVCFYLRLMDMNYKDKLTLQELLINKLYPGLAKATCDNAFSWLKKHNHNIVLILDGFDQAEFTICSNPSKEAYDKPQPVQDLIANLCNKHFLPNCKLIVTSRPHSLIFLPKQLRPSTTYFVGDMTFDSMKRLFYAYAGTKADEVWSHLNNNEQHLVPLCHNPLMLQLIISACLHQASSSRIGNTLTLVFHTVMENLKHSDNHRSMEGFQKLALQIGKLAFLATSHNTVVITPEQLREVGLDPGTVQDIVIQLVTYRGFINNRVFDGDTRLYFCHQTFQEWFAALHIVHYMAMEEFEEFVKNELFKDHWMVVRRFVCGLLINLGPNEASESFPAKRSFLSNVLTEKLTNISPHQLSSGGAENLVHRHQLFDLYGCVSEGNSVSMASTAAKCFPTRLQMSSLVLGANQVTSLCFVLQRVTHKLEWLGLSLCELKINLFRRIASVIKDMRPGQIGRMIIDYNDLDTINFDDVIGLLRVVTDRLSMIYCFTDGRGGRKRPNEEEKEKIQDALNNLENPNLKVWVGDDRPFCKNN